From Opisthocomus hoazin isolate bOpiHoa1 chromosome 10, bOpiHoa1.hap1, whole genome shotgun sequence, a single genomic window includes:
- the PEX11A gene encoding peroxisomal membrane protein 11A, which produces MEGFVDFTNRSQGRDQLFRAAQYTCMLLSYLIERKAEKEKLVMKLKQLESSMSSGRKMFRLGNMVHALVAARRTTQLPDAVPRFCLTASNLTRALYFVCDAVLWLKSVGLQPDIDKPKWRNWATKCYYFSLLMNLARDWYEISWRLEQAVQEEKTKKNSCWDEHNQELNCLKCDGLHGFLLQVFQILKKHPPLLLDLVKNLCDLSGPLDTLGIYKTNPGVIGFCGVLSSLVGILTLASPHLKLKQ; this is translated from the exons atggaggGCTTCGTGGACTTCACCAACCGCAGCCAGGGCCGCGACCAGCTCTTCCG AGCCGCTCAGTACACATGCATGTTGCTTAGCTATTTAATAGAGCGTAAGGCTGAGAAAGAGAAGCTGGTAATGAAACTCAAGCAGTTGGAATCGAGCATGAGCTCGGGCCGGAAAA TGTTCAGACTGGGCAACATGGTACACGCCTTGGTAGCAGCCAGGAGAACAACACAGCTGCCAGACGCAGTTCCTCGCTTCTGCCTGACAGCCTCCAACCTGACGCGTGCCCTCTACTTCGTCTGCGATGCGGTCCTGTGGCTGAAGAGCGTTGGGCTCCAACCTGACATCGATAAGCCAAAGTGGCGGAATTGGGCTACCAAGTGTTACTACTTTTCACTCCTGATGAATCTGGCCAGGGACTGGTACGAGATCTCCTGGAGGCTGGAACAAGCTGtacaggaagaaaagacaaagaagaatTCCTGCTGGGATGAACACAACCAGGAACTAAACTGCCTGAAATGTGACGGTTTACACGGTTTTCTCCTCCAGGTGTTTCAGATACTGAAAAAGCATCCTCCATTGCTGCTGGACTTGGTGAAGAATCTCTGCGATCTCTCAGGTCCTTTGGATACGCTAGGGATCTACAAGACCAACCCAGGAGTGATTGGTTTCTGTGGCGTCCTCTCCTCGCTGGTGGGGATCCTCACCTTAGCAAGCCCACACCTGAAGCTGAAACAGTGA
- the WDR93 gene encoding WD repeat-containing protein 93 isoform X2 yields MCTERLWNGKNEEKGTEYTLHGSSFFCVCCAPGICAAFSTWKDRTMAAYARKHPLEIPPPSEKDWLKDDEGDFFLQDPDRKRDALPQPFRMINKLVTLAFENAMEIIERREMLREARKLKVTGRANCLAVSGKYVFVGLSVGLATFKVSDCKEVCAWEAVRTEICAIHASDLGNECHVLLAVDEMGLVWLFCFHEESFLLVKILNELEDISKRTTCVEVVLSQGGDYAGVLLQDSTKAWLEIYRLPKDSWLKEMEKIPGAAAGLACRERRSSWTSAKSLELCGDGSAETESPVSANKADAKLSLPVLLLKVKPPKPITGSSFKSPLDALKKVDDGSMLGLGYNHLIKESQWEQQEAIFRRTYREYLEAEGERESKDEIPRHATFHFLLPSRILQVGPEMRVQPDVPAGISVHWNGSHNLCFYLLNRPLKEKADSDPKPDVVWPCAALIAHSAVSSCSRYLALACEDASIAVWDMHLGYPLSVTAILEERLIRSIHFLWSSAAASNETPCPGTDPPCSVVQLLVLCTDSSFYLVKAPMAGKSSITLLADRPEDPNLAVSAVVPVLAFPGAALVFSWDGTVSLMNTATSQIVYCFSTPPTHAVASPWQPVFIVDSANLCLLLRGDKQQQEDALAQSTASHSTIFLFDFNSYPLKEAFPKEPDLPLRSLQNLPLVERCSIFLRDRQQSLLGLREELPEYWSRLQAQAAAMDKERQKVKGQKKP; encoded by the exons ATGTGTACTGAGCGGCTCTGGAACGGCAAAAACGAGGAGaagggcacagag TACACACTGCACGGTTCCTCGTTCTTCTGCGTCTGCTGTGCTCCCGGCATCTGTGCTGCGTTTTCCACCTGGAAGGACAGAACCATGGCTGCGTACGCCCGGAAGCATCCCCTGGAGATTCCTCCACCATCTGAAAAGGACTGGCTAAAGGATGACGAGGGAGATTTCTTCCTGCAGGATCCCGATCGAAAGCGTGATGCGTTGCCTCAGCCCTTCAGGATGATCAACAAACTGGTGACGCTGGCTTTTGAGAATGCTATGGAAATCATTGAGAGAAGGGAGATGCTCCGAGAAGCACGAAAACTAAAG GTAACTGGAAGAGCCAATTGCCTTGCAGTGTCTGGAAAATACGTCTTTGTCGGTCTGTCCGTGGGTCTGGCCACCTTCAAGGTGTCTGACTGTAAGGAGGTCTGTGCTTGGGAAGCGGTCAGGACAGAGATTTGTGCCATCCATGCTTCGGATTTGGGGAACGAGTGCCATGTCCTGCTTGCTGTGGATGAAATGG GGCTTGTCTGGCTCTTCTGCTTTCACGAGGAAAGCTTCCTACTCGTTAAAATCCTAAATGAACTG GAGGACATCAGCAAGCGAACTACTTGTGTGGAGGTGGTGCTGTCCCAGGGAGGTGATTACGCGGGAGTCCTGCTGCAAG ACAGCACAAAAGCTTGGCTGGAGATCTACCGATTGCCTAAGGATTCCTGGCTGAAGGAGATGGAAAAGATCCcgggagctgcagcagggctggcttgCAGGGAGAGGAGGTCAAGCTGGACATCTGCG AAAAGTCTGGAGCTGTGTGGAGATGGCTCTGCAGAGACG GAGTCTCCTGTGTCTGCAAACAAAGCTGATGCAAAGCTGAgtctcccagtgctgctgctgaaagtgAAGCCACCCAAACCCATTACAG GCAGTAGTTTTAAAAGCCCTTTGGATGCTTTGAAGAAAGTGGATGATGGCAGCATGCTTGGCTTGGGGTACAATCACCTAATCAAGGAGTCCCAGTGGGAGCAGCAGGAAGCAATCTTCCGCAGGACTTATCGGGAGTATCTGGAGGCCGAGGGTGAGAGAGAGAGCAAAGATGAGATCCCCAG acatgctacttttcattttctcctgcCTAGCCGGATCCTACAGGTGGGACCTGAAATGAGAGTACAGCCAG ATGTTCCAGCTGGCATCAGTGTGCACTGGAATGGAAGCCACAATCTCTGCTTTTACTTACTTAACCGTCCACTCAAGGAGAAAGCGG ACTCTGATCCAAAACCTGATGTTGTGTGGCCATGTGCAGCTCTAATTGCACACTCAGCTGTCAGTTCCTGCTCCAGGTACCTGGCACTGGCATGTGAAGATGCATCAATAGCTGTTTGGGATATGCACCTAG GATACCCACTGTCTGTGACTGCCATTCTAGAGGAACGTCTCATCCGCAGTATCCACTTCTTGTGGAGTTCTGCAGCTGCCAGCAATGAGACACCTTGTCCTGGTACAGATCCTCCCTGTTCTGTTGTGCAACTTCTAGTGCTGTGTACAGACAGCTCTTTCTACTTGGTGAAAGCACCCATGGCCGGGAAGTCCAGCATCACGCTCCTGGCAGACAG GCCTGAAGATCCAAATCTTGCTGTCAGCGCGGTGGTGCCTGTCCTGGCATTCCCCGGTGCA GCCCTGGTCTTCTCCTGGGATGGCACAGTGTCCCTGATGAACACTGCCACATCGCAGATTGTTTACTGCTTCAGTACTCCACCTACCCATGCTGTAGCATCCCCTTGGCAGCCAGTGTTCATAGTGGATAGTGCGAATTTGTGCTTGCTGCTTCGAG GAGATAAGCAGCAGCAAGAAGATGCATTGGCACAGAGCACAGCCAGTCACAGCACCATCTTCCTTTTTGACTTCAACTCCTATCCACTGAAGGAAGCTTTCCCAAAGGAACCAGATTTGCCTCTCAGATCCTTGCAGAACCTGCCATTGGTTGAGAGATGTAGCATTTTCTTACGTGATAG GCAGCAGAGCCTGCTGGGACTCAGGGAGGAGTTGCCCGAGTACTGGAGTCGGCTGCAGGCACAAGCAGCTGCCATGGACAAGGAGAGACAGAAAGTGAAGGGACAGAAGAAGCCGTAG
- the WDR93 gene encoding WD repeat-containing protein 93 isoform X3, translated as MAAYARKHPLEIPPPSEKDWLKDDEGDFFLQDPDRKRDALPQPFRMINKLVTLAFENAMEIIERREMLREARKLKVQPTKCFPTAEFQVTGRANCLAVSGKYVFVGLSVGLATFKVSDCKEVCAWEAVRTEICAIHASDLGNECHVLLAVDEMGLVWLFCFHEESFLLVKILNELEDISKRTTCVEVVLSQGGDYAGVLLQDSTKAWLEIYRLPKDSWLKEMEKIPGAAAGLACRERRSSWTSAKSLELCGDGSAETESPVSANKADAKLSLPVLLLKVKPPKPITGSSFKSPLDALKKVDDGSMLGLGYNHLIKESQWEQQEAIFRRTYREYLEAEGERESKDEIPRHATFHFLLPSRILQVGPEMRVQPDVPAGISVHWNGSHNLCFYLLNRPLKEKADSDPKPDVVWPCAALIAHSAVSSCSRYLALACEDASIAVWDMHLGYPLSVTAILEERLIRSIHFLWSSAAASNETPCPGTDPPCSVVQLLVLCTDSSFYLVKAPMAGKSSITLLADRPEDPNLAVSAVVPVLAFPGAALVFSWDGTVSLMNTATSQIVYCFSTPPTHAVASPWQPVFIVDSANLCLLLRGDKQQQEDALAQSTASHSTIFLFDFNSYPLKEAFPKEPDLPLRSLQNLPLVERCSIFLRDRQQSLLGLREELPEYWSRLQAQAAAMDKERQKVKGQKKP; from the exons ATGGCTGCGTACGCCCGGAAGCATCCCCTGGAGATTCCTCCACCATCTGAAAAGGACTGGCTAAAGGATGACGAGGGAGATTTCTTCCTGCAGGATCCCGATCGAAAGCGTGATGCGTTGCCTCAGCCCTTCAGGATGATCAACAAACTGGTGACGCTGGCTTTTGAGAATGCTATGGAAATCATTGAGAGAAGGGAGATGCTCCGAGAAGCACGAAAACTAAAGGTGCAGCCCACAAAATGCTTTCCAACAGCTGAATTCCAG GTAACTGGAAGAGCCAATTGCCTTGCAGTGTCTGGAAAATACGTCTTTGTCGGTCTGTCCGTGGGTCTGGCCACCTTCAAGGTGTCTGACTGTAAGGAGGTCTGTGCTTGGGAAGCGGTCAGGACAGAGATTTGTGCCATCCATGCTTCGGATTTGGGGAACGAGTGCCATGTCCTGCTTGCTGTGGATGAAATGG GGCTTGTCTGGCTCTTCTGCTTTCACGAGGAAAGCTTCCTACTCGTTAAAATCCTAAATGAACTG GAGGACATCAGCAAGCGAACTACTTGTGTGGAGGTGGTGCTGTCCCAGGGAGGTGATTACGCGGGAGTCCTGCTGCAAG ACAGCACAAAAGCTTGGCTGGAGATCTACCGATTGCCTAAGGATTCCTGGCTGAAGGAGATGGAAAAGATCCcgggagctgcagcagggctggcttgCAGGGAGAGGAGGTCAAGCTGGACATCTGCG AAAAGTCTGGAGCTGTGTGGAGATGGCTCTGCAGAGACG GAGTCTCCTGTGTCTGCAAACAAAGCTGATGCAAAGCTGAgtctcccagtgctgctgctgaaagtgAAGCCACCCAAACCCATTACAG GCAGTAGTTTTAAAAGCCCTTTGGATGCTTTGAAGAAAGTGGATGATGGCAGCATGCTTGGCTTGGGGTACAATCACCTAATCAAGGAGTCCCAGTGGGAGCAGCAGGAAGCAATCTTCCGCAGGACTTATCGGGAGTATCTGGAGGCCGAGGGTGAGAGAGAGAGCAAAGATGAGATCCCCAG acatgctacttttcattttctcctgcCTAGCCGGATCCTACAGGTGGGACCTGAAATGAGAGTACAGCCAG ATGTTCCAGCTGGCATCAGTGTGCACTGGAATGGAAGCCACAATCTCTGCTTTTACTTACTTAACCGTCCACTCAAGGAGAAAGCGG ACTCTGATCCAAAACCTGATGTTGTGTGGCCATGTGCAGCTCTAATTGCACACTCAGCTGTCAGTTCCTGCTCCAGGTACCTGGCACTGGCATGTGAAGATGCATCAATAGCTGTTTGGGATATGCACCTAG GATACCCACTGTCTGTGACTGCCATTCTAGAGGAACGTCTCATCCGCAGTATCCACTTCTTGTGGAGTTCTGCAGCTGCCAGCAATGAGACACCTTGTCCTGGTACAGATCCTCCCTGTTCTGTTGTGCAACTTCTAGTGCTGTGTACAGACAGCTCTTTCTACTTGGTGAAAGCACCCATGGCCGGGAAGTCCAGCATCACGCTCCTGGCAGACAG GCCTGAAGATCCAAATCTTGCTGTCAGCGCGGTGGTGCCTGTCCTGGCATTCCCCGGTGCA GCCCTGGTCTTCTCCTGGGATGGCACAGTGTCCCTGATGAACACTGCCACATCGCAGATTGTTTACTGCTTCAGTACTCCACCTACCCATGCTGTAGCATCCCCTTGGCAGCCAGTGTTCATAGTGGATAGTGCGAATTTGTGCTTGCTGCTTCGAG GAGATAAGCAGCAGCAAGAAGATGCATTGGCACAGAGCACAGCCAGTCACAGCACCATCTTCCTTTTTGACTTCAACTCCTATCCACTGAAGGAAGCTTTCCCAAAGGAACCAGATTTGCCTCTCAGATCCTTGCAGAACCTGCCATTGGTTGAGAGATGTAGCATTTTCTTACGTGATAG GCAGCAGAGCCTGCTGGGACTCAGGGAGGAGTTGCCCGAGTACTGGAGTCGGCTGCAGGCACAAGCAGCTGCCATGGACAAGGAGAGACAGAAAGTGAAGGGACAGAAGAAGCCGTAG
- the WDR93 gene encoding WD repeat-containing protein 93 isoform X1, whose product MCTERLWNGKNEEKGTEYTLHGSSFFCVCCAPGICAAFSTWKDRTMAAYARKHPLEIPPPSEKDWLKDDEGDFFLQDPDRKRDALPQPFRMINKLVTLAFENAMEIIERREMLREARKLKVQPTKCFPTAEFQVTGRANCLAVSGKYVFVGLSVGLATFKVSDCKEVCAWEAVRTEICAIHASDLGNECHVLLAVDEMGLVWLFCFHEESFLLVKILNELEDISKRTTCVEVVLSQGGDYAGVLLQDSTKAWLEIYRLPKDSWLKEMEKIPGAAAGLACRERRSSWTSAKSLELCGDGSAETESPVSANKADAKLSLPVLLLKVKPPKPITGSSFKSPLDALKKVDDGSMLGLGYNHLIKESQWEQQEAIFRRTYREYLEAEGERESKDEIPRHATFHFLLPSRILQVGPEMRVQPDVPAGISVHWNGSHNLCFYLLNRPLKEKADSDPKPDVVWPCAALIAHSAVSSCSRYLALACEDASIAVWDMHLGYPLSVTAILEERLIRSIHFLWSSAAASNETPCPGTDPPCSVVQLLVLCTDSSFYLVKAPMAGKSSITLLADRPEDPNLAVSAVVPVLAFPGAALVFSWDGTVSLMNTATSQIVYCFSTPPTHAVASPWQPVFIVDSANLCLLLRGDKQQQEDALAQSTASHSTIFLFDFNSYPLKEAFPKEPDLPLRSLQNLPLVERCSIFLRDRQQSLLGLREELPEYWSRLQAQAAAMDKERQKVKGQKKP is encoded by the exons ATGTGTACTGAGCGGCTCTGGAACGGCAAAAACGAGGAGaagggcacagag TACACACTGCACGGTTCCTCGTTCTTCTGCGTCTGCTGTGCTCCCGGCATCTGTGCTGCGTTTTCCACCTGGAAGGACAGAACCATGGCTGCGTACGCCCGGAAGCATCCCCTGGAGATTCCTCCACCATCTGAAAAGGACTGGCTAAAGGATGACGAGGGAGATTTCTTCCTGCAGGATCCCGATCGAAAGCGTGATGCGTTGCCTCAGCCCTTCAGGATGATCAACAAACTGGTGACGCTGGCTTTTGAGAATGCTATGGAAATCATTGAGAGAAGGGAGATGCTCCGAGAAGCACGAAAACTAAAGGTGCAGCCCACAAAATGCTTTCCAACAGCTGAATTCCAG GTAACTGGAAGAGCCAATTGCCTTGCAGTGTCTGGAAAATACGTCTTTGTCGGTCTGTCCGTGGGTCTGGCCACCTTCAAGGTGTCTGACTGTAAGGAGGTCTGTGCTTGGGAAGCGGTCAGGACAGAGATTTGTGCCATCCATGCTTCGGATTTGGGGAACGAGTGCCATGTCCTGCTTGCTGTGGATGAAATGG GGCTTGTCTGGCTCTTCTGCTTTCACGAGGAAAGCTTCCTACTCGTTAAAATCCTAAATGAACTG GAGGACATCAGCAAGCGAACTACTTGTGTGGAGGTGGTGCTGTCCCAGGGAGGTGATTACGCGGGAGTCCTGCTGCAAG ACAGCACAAAAGCTTGGCTGGAGATCTACCGATTGCCTAAGGATTCCTGGCTGAAGGAGATGGAAAAGATCCcgggagctgcagcagggctggcttgCAGGGAGAGGAGGTCAAGCTGGACATCTGCG AAAAGTCTGGAGCTGTGTGGAGATGGCTCTGCAGAGACG GAGTCTCCTGTGTCTGCAAACAAAGCTGATGCAAAGCTGAgtctcccagtgctgctgctgaaagtgAAGCCACCCAAACCCATTACAG GCAGTAGTTTTAAAAGCCCTTTGGATGCTTTGAAGAAAGTGGATGATGGCAGCATGCTTGGCTTGGGGTACAATCACCTAATCAAGGAGTCCCAGTGGGAGCAGCAGGAAGCAATCTTCCGCAGGACTTATCGGGAGTATCTGGAGGCCGAGGGTGAGAGAGAGAGCAAAGATGAGATCCCCAG acatgctacttttcattttctcctgcCTAGCCGGATCCTACAGGTGGGACCTGAAATGAGAGTACAGCCAG ATGTTCCAGCTGGCATCAGTGTGCACTGGAATGGAAGCCACAATCTCTGCTTTTACTTACTTAACCGTCCACTCAAGGAGAAAGCGG ACTCTGATCCAAAACCTGATGTTGTGTGGCCATGTGCAGCTCTAATTGCACACTCAGCTGTCAGTTCCTGCTCCAGGTACCTGGCACTGGCATGTGAAGATGCATCAATAGCTGTTTGGGATATGCACCTAG GATACCCACTGTCTGTGACTGCCATTCTAGAGGAACGTCTCATCCGCAGTATCCACTTCTTGTGGAGTTCTGCAGCTGCCAGCAATGAGACACCTTGTCCTGGTACAGATCCTCCCTGTTCTGTTGTGCAACTTCTAGTGCTGTGTACAGACAGCTCTTTCTACTTGGTGAAAGCACCCATGGCCGGGAAGTCCAGCATCACGCTCCTGGCAGACAG GCCTGAAGATCCAAATCTTGCTGTCAGCGCGGTGGTGCCTGTCCTGGCATTCCCCGGTGCA GCCCTGGTCTTCTCCTGGGATGGCACAGTGTCCCTGATGAACACTGCCACATCGCAGATTGTTTACTGCTTCAGTACTCCACCTACCCATGCTGTAGCATCCCCTTGGCAGCCAGTGTTCATAGTGGATAGTGCGAATTTGTGCTTGCTGCTTCGAG GAGATAAGCAGCAGCAAGAAGATGCATTGGCACAGAGCACAGCCAGTCACAGCACCATCTTCCTTTTTGACTTCAACTCCTATCCACTGAAGGAAGCTTTCCCAAAGGAACCAGATTTGCCTCTCAGATCCTTGCAGAACCTGCCATTGGTTGAGAGATGTAGCATTTTCTTACGTGATAG GCAGCAGAGCCTGCTGGGACTCAGGGAGGAGTTGCCCGAGTACTGGAGTCGGCTGCAGGCACAAGCAGCTGCCATGGACAAGGAGAGACAGAAAGTGAAGGGACAGAAGAAGCCGTAG